Genomic DNA from Theobroma cacao cultivar B97-61/B2 chromosome 3, Criollo_cocoa_genome_V2, whole genome shotgun sequence:
CATGGCTTAACCAATGACCAAAACCAGCTTCCAGCTCAACATTATTCTAAAGCAAATCTAACTCAATCACTTCACCGTATCAAAGGAATCAATGCCCAAACCTATAGGAAAGACAAAAGATGTGATATAAAGTTATTCTCCCCGTTTCCGTATGGGACTTGGATCAAATACAGTTTTCTTTCAGAACCCAGAACCAAGGACCATGTATATATAGCTTAACGGTCTCAGTTAAGTTTCGGGtattatgtatgtatatatgtgtatatatatataacaacaTAGTGCCCATGTATATGTTACATCAAGCTCCAATCTGGAATTAAAGTGGTACTTCCATCTGGTTTTGGAAGTGGACTAAATGATTTCTGCAGATGCTTctttaataattaatgaactttcaaaatttttattttaatggcCTGAGGAACTTAACTCAGAAAAATTGAGGCACATATCCAGATCCGCTGATCAAACAGGTAATAGTTGCATTATTGGAATTAAATGTCCTGTCTCTGCCCAACTTGACTGCAGCTAAGACATGATACATGCCTAACGAGTCAGGCTAGCTTCTCGGAAGTTCACATACAAACTCTAGTTCAGGCTCATACGCGCTAAGGGCAGAAAAGTATGCGTCAACCATATCTTCAGACACTTTCTCCATACAGGATGGATCCCACTGCATGCAATGTCAGATAATCAGTACAATAGCAAAttattgtcaaaattttaccaGTTTGGAAAACGGAAATCGGAAGATACCTTTGGTGCAAAGCATTTATCCACTAATCGTGCCCGAACTCCCTAATATAATGCATAAAAGGGGGTCAATATAAAGTTACAAGACCAACTTGGAGGAACTAGGTCTTATTTCGCACCTCAGAGAAGTCATTAGAGATCTGTCTAGTGATAGCTTGAAGTGTCATCTGATACTCCCGGGCAAGACATTGCTCCAGAGTTTGGAATCTGCCTTCTCTTACCTGTTATATGGTTGGTTAATTAACCATTAGAATGTAACTCGAGCAATTCCTACATGTGTAGAGTAAGTAGGAATTGGACTTACAGATCTTAAGGAAACCTTCAAGCTCAAAGGTGGAGCCGCTCTTAGTTTCTTCATGGTTGAAATACACCATTTGTCTTTTGATCTAGCCGCTTCAACCTCCTGAAGTAATTCACTAGTTGTCAGGAAGTACTGTCACAGATtcagttttaaaaattttacaactAAACTAACAATAAAACCAACTTGATGTTGGGATCACCAGGCTGTCCTTAGTGATTATAGTTATGGTTTCTGGTTTATCTTAAATCCtttaataagaaattaagTCTTACCAAAGCAGCAATAATTTCCTCAACCGTGCCATGGCCAAAACATTTGTTTAGCATCTCCATCCTGCATATGGTACGGGCAAAGTAAATTACCACAGGCTATACACGGAAATTAAGaactgaaaatttttataatacaATAAAGGTTAGTATGCATTTAAACCTGTGAAGAACACTACTTGAATTTGGAGATCTGGGATGACTATATCTAGCCAGAAAAGTTTCCACAACAGAAAAGTCCTTCCTAGCTGATGTACTGAGTTGCGTTTCAATTACAGGAAGCTTCTGGTtattacaaaaagaagaagaaaaatcttcACATATTAGCAGGCTAGGTTAGACAGTTGATGCTCATCGACAAGGGAAAAGGTTCAAAAGATAATGGACGAACTGTGCTCAGTGAATAGTGAGTTGCAAGTCCACAAGCAAACATTTCTTCTCCAGTAAGTGTATCGCCGGTTAGAGCCAGATATTCTCCTGTGATGAAAATGCAACAGCAGCCAAGCAACATTTTTTGTAATACAGTAGCAAGAAATGGTTATGAAGTTTGTGAAGGTACAACTATTCTATTAGTGTGAAAGCCTCTTAACTTAAATGGTGgtataaaattcaaatgctgaaaatatatttccttttttataataaaagtaaTGTTTGTAAAATCCAATAATGTGCAAACTTAAGAGCCTACCTAAATAACCTGGCAGGCGTGAGAGATAATAAGAAGCCCCAGCATCGGGATGGAAACCAATTAGAACTTCAGGAACACCAAATACCTGCACTCATCTACCGTGAGACAAATTTTCTTCTCAACTAAACTTACCGATGAAAAGGTAACTGAAACTCAGATAAACGCAGAGGCAATGGTCTTGACATCGGTCAGGAGAAAGGCTGCTTAACTATTATAGAGAAGAGATTATAATTGATCAAATTCTATGAAGGTAGGAAATAATTTCAAGGCCCCTCCAGCACCAAGTTTTCTCAATAGGGAAAAGTTAAGTGATTGCGGATAGCATCAGTCTTGTTAAAAGGCAGAGAAACATAGTGAAATCAGTTGATATCTCCCCTGATTTTGGCTGAAGTAATGGATTTTCTTACAGTTTACAAAGCATATATCCAGAGTACGTACAGTCTTATCTGTCGCAACACGGTATGAACCATGAACAGAAATCCCTGCACCTCCTCCCATTGTAATGCCATCCAAGATAGCCACCTATTTGCATCAAACAagaattaaaaagaaacaTCCAGAGTGACTGTAGTCACTGAAACAGTTAAACAGGAGACTCAAGCCTCAAGTTTTGTAGATGTGTGACATTTTCCCAGGCAAAATCCAGTGACATAAATCCTCGAAACCACAAAATTGTCGTGGAGAAGTCCAAAAACTGTTGCAGATTCTGGTGGTTATACTTTATTTAGTTGTTGAATCAGAAAGAATAGGAGACTCACCTGCGGCTTTAAATATGTGCCTAAAAGGTACACGAAACTGTAAAATGTCCTGAAACATTCTTTACATTCTTCCACTCTCCCTGAATACACAGCAAAAACTGAGTTAGAAGATTGTTGAATGGCAGGAATCAGATTTTCCCGTAATTCAATTTCCCAGATGTAAGTACCAAGTTAAATCGGATATGGTCACTATGCAATTTCCGTAGAGTAAATAAACTATGTTAGCACAAAGAATTCTAACAGTATTGTATATATTAATGCTTGTATGGAAGAAATTAATAAGAATATCGGGAAATCAAAACTGTTATCACCttcatttattaattgatatagCTGGACGACATCTCCCCCAGAACAGAACGCCCTGCCGTTTCCCTTGAGCAACAAAGCAAACAGTGACCAACTTTAATTACTCAAGTTTAtgatggaaaaaataaaataaaatgcaaTACTAGAAAACcgaagaggaagaaaaagtttCTTGCACTTACCTTGATTACAACAAGATCAACTGTAGGGTCCCTTTCCCAGGATTTGtataatttattaagaaaaattccctgataaatttttaaaaataagtttgttAATATAAACTATCTCTGGATTCTATCTCTTTTGACTTTTGATAATACAAGAAAATGGTAAGAAAACAAACCATTGGAGTAGTAAGAGCATTCAGGACATGAGGTCTGTTAAGTATAACAGTTCGTGAACTACCTTTCTCTTCGATTAATATCTTTAAAATCACAGATATATATTCCGTTAATtcgattaaaaaatttaaaaagaaaatttacagattatataatatatcCACTATTAGCTTACACAACATATGTGAAGGCATACATTGTTACATTCAAAAGCTTACCAAGTTGTCATAATGGCTAGAGCTGTTGAGTGAGCACAGGCTTCTGGTAAACGAGGCAAAACGACGGTGCTTGTTAAAAAAAGGACTTAGTATTTTGAAGCTTTGCATCTTTGCTGTTTACTTTCTCTTTGCCCACGCTTCTCTGCTAtgcctatatatatatggtttatATCGAGCATTTAATCTAATATTGAAGCTAGTTAGGcaagaattgaatttttttttctttcataggTGTAGACAGCTATACCCATGGATCTCAagtaaaaatcataataataataataaataaaataaataaattgctcttaaaaaaaaactaaaattgacGGTTTTAGTATGCCTAGCCTCTTTCTCCCACGAATGTCATAAGCGAACCTTGTCTTGGACTTTGTCAGGGTAAAGCTGTATACGAGATTGAGTCTTTTGTACTTGTGAGAGAAATGTCCTCCTTTCAAATATTGTAATATTTCTCCTTTTCAAACATTGTAACAGCTCGTTGTGACACCTCTAGAAATACTTATTAAGTTTTTAGGGGAAAAGACCCTGTAGAAAAGGAATGTCTTTATTTCAAGTATTGTAATAGCTATTggtaaaatatttgtaaactCTTTATAAGGGGTGAGTAGTAGGCAAATTGTTGGGCTACCTCACTAGTAAAGGTATGTTTGTATCGAATCATCTAGGGCTGCCCTTATGGCCCGACGATGGCGTATCTTGGTTCGTTTGtactcattttcatattaataaaatattttcttttatttgattcCAATGATTGCATATATAACATTCGGTATACCCTATAATTTCGATGTACGTTGCCTTAATCTAATTTGTTGTTATTGATGATGTTTAATTAGATATAAACGAGTTGTTGGCTGGTTTGTATGAAAACATTCACTCAAGCGCCGTACGGACTATTACATACTTAAGCGAAGAAGCGTAGTTCGTGACAGTGATCAGATGTTCAACCCTATGGCTACCTTATTGCTTTTCTAATCACCGTCACTTCGATACTTAAGAAATAGCCTACACAAGGATTTAATCCCCCTTGGGCAACTAGATTTGGGTCACCTCCGGCTACCACCCCTAGGTTTTCTTTTACATGGAGTTCCTCACCTATGAAATCACGCTCAGAACTTCTGGATTGTCCAAAGACTTAAACAATCGAGTTTTATAAAAACCCTCAAACTTCATAAGGAAAGGGAATTTTTtgagagaacaaaaaaaaaaaaattataactttctACCAGCAGCTAGGGGTGAGCAAAACCAATCCAAATCAATTACTCACCCAAACCAAATGCGATTTTGATAAAATGATTAAGTCTAATTGGTCCATTGAATCAATGGGTCCAAAATGTTTAGTCCAATTGATTTTTGATCAATTCtcggttttaaaatttttggaccAATCCACCCAAAAAAccaaactaattttttatatatttaaatatatatagtaatatatataatttttttatatattaagaaaaattgatagtaaacttaattaataatatatttaaaatatattagagTATCATATGTACGTATACAAATCATAATCatagtaatttaatattagttatataaatttatttttgtataaatctgtattaatatgaaattacaagttatatattttaaatgatataagttatatgttaatattataatatatgatagtaaatatcctacatattaatatgttataattattacatcTTAGTAATgtttcataatataaaatattatgaatatatatataattgtataaatatattatatatacatatatttaatttatacatgagcattactataatttataataaactttatttatatgattatacttaataactttattaattatcaccttagattttataacatattgtttataattagttattatttatacaaactttgatataaaatattataacatataaattatgtcattaatttcatatatatatatatatatataaagtcatatattacatatacatatatttaaggggcattttaaaaaataaccctTATAGATAAGATGTTTGCAAAAATAAccctctttataattttaactaattttaACTAAGTTGGACAAAATTACTCTTAATGAAATTACACGTCAtgatgttacacgccatgtataaaaacatgttacatgacatggttaggttgttacacgtcatgtacaaaaacatgtgacacgccatgtacaaaaacatgtgacacgccatggttaGGTTGTGACACGCTATAGTTAGGTTGTTAAACGcaatgtacaaaaacatgtaaCACGGCATGGTTatgttgttacatgtcatgtacaaaaacatgtgacacatcatagttaggttgttacacgtcataattaggttgttacacgccatattaaaaaaaatattgttgttacacgtcatattcaaaaacattttgttacactttaatagttaaaatgttattgttaattacgaaccaaaatttcaaatcttcttaactcttttcattttttttatttttttataatttggcaccgattaaagtgtttctaatatgttttcataaatcaaaacacaaattttcttatataaaaCATCTATTTcgactaaaaattaaaaaaaaattcatttgaaaACCTAGATTTataagtttcaaaattttgagtttattggtgtCTAGGTCCCGAATTGATCcaattaaaagctatttcaaaCATCTGTGATCATTTCTaccattttagttttatccaaaatacctaaaaatcaaatttctcaaatagCCATCCACCCAAACACATCAAAACCATCGCTTGATGTCTTGATAGCGCAGGAAAGAGAAATATGAAAACGCGAAAAAGAGAAATCGGAGCGTAGTAGACGAATGCCGAagagagaaatcgataaaattaaagagagcGAGATGGTGAGAGATAAATCGGAAGcacaaatggaaaaaaaattatgatgaatggtttaatttatttgaaatagttttaagggtatttttgtcaagtCATGACTAAATAtagctaaaaatagttaaatttattttgatgattatttttgaaatacccTTATCAAGAAAGGTTATtcttcataattttctctatatttaatttatacataagcattactataacttataataaactttatttatatggttatataaaacattttaacatataatttgtatcattaattatatatatatatatatatataatttatacataagcattactataatatatactaaactttatttatatgattatactTAATAAGTTTATTAGCTATCACCTtagattttataacatattgtttataattagttattatttatacagaTTTTGATATGaaacattataacatataagatatattattaatttcatatatacatataattatGGATGAAGTTTAtgagttttaatattataatttgtaaaaaaaaaaaggtgataAAATTTTGGTCCATTGGTCCAAAATCGAAAAACTAAACCAATTCTATATTTGGTTGGTTTAGTCTTCCTTTATATTTGGTTgattttggtttattttttaaaaataattgatcCATTTGGTCCTTAGGTATAGTGGATCAAACCAGCCAATCCACCCATTTACTCACCTTTATCAGCAGCTAACAACCACAATCAAAagcaaaaccaaataaaagaaaccaaaaatagccaaaataactaagaaacaaaaatcagCAGGTTTGGCGGGGGATTTCTTTTTGgctctttcttttctgttgGGATTTTTATGGTTTTGGGAGAGCTTTGGTTTCGGATTTAGTGGGTTTTCAAGACTACTGATTGGTTGTGAGAGAGCTAGAGGATTTGGAAGGCTAGGGTTTCAGAAGAGTGAGAGAAAGCTTTGggttaaagaaaaaggagaggaGCACAcaattagagagagaaagtgaaaaagataaataaggaaaaaagagagaaaagaaagaatttataCTTAAGGTTACAAGTCTAAACGGTGTCGTTTTGAAAGAGTGAAGGGAAGACAAATCCTAGCGCAAGAAGATGTCGTTTTGAGGAAAGAAAGGGAGTTGCGTTGTGGGCACCAAACGGTGCATTTTGGAAGAAGACTTGGTGGACCATAACAGACAAGCTTCCTTCTTGTGAATTGCTCTTGGCCGAGTGAGGTAAAACCCTATATTTTGTTAGTGGGTTTTGATTGTGTTTATTGGGGCTTGCCCACTTATCTAAcctaaaaaaatttgttgtttaaaagTTTGTttagtttaaataaaaatatgttattaaaattttatgatgtcttaaaataaaaaaataaaaataaaatatataaagctATAAAcgaaaaaatatgaataaatatttaattataaaataatagatTTAGTTAGATAGAATATaggtgtatatatataaaaaatgaatgtttaatctaaaaactaataatagtAGATctaagttaaaaataaaatatatgagagaaataaataaatatttgacaTTAAAAAGTAGAACTAAGTAAAATAATAGTTagttatgaaaaaattaatttagctaaaggaaaggaaatatataaaaatgtaaaaaaaattaaaagatatttaGTCACAAGAAAAATAGATCGAGTAGggattgaaaataatattaaaatagataatcatatgaaaatgagttaaataaataaaagtaaataaaatatttttttaataataagaataaGTTAGGTATgtaatagaaataaaatatttaattatacaaattaatatatataggtatatatagaaaataaaagaatataacatagtatgaaattataaatatataaatataaggATTATTTTAAGGTCAATGCCGATGATGAAATGTTCATATGGAGCATGAGAAGTCACAATTTCgaatgaaattttttagatAAAGGTCCCACCAGTACAATGAAATGTTCTCAATATCGAATATCGATGTTTCTAAtcttaaataaatgaaaatatattaacctaattattaattaagcaagatataaaaataaaagaagtaaagaaataatgaagataataaataaatagtaacaaataataaaactttCAATGATGGTAAATTCACAATGGTCAACAcaactaaaatataaaaggcaaatataaaatagatttatgcgaaaagataaaaaaaaatagttagtcaaaagaaaataggttaggttaattaaaaataggaaagaaattgatttataaaaataaaaaaaacataaataataatcatgaaatgagatatttggtttaaaaaatagtatttaggtaaaaaggaaaatttatacagcaaaaatagataaatacttaaatgtaaaaatatatactaaaatgaaacaaaaaatatagttaaataaaataataaatataacatatttatccatgatatattatatatatatatatatactatagctatattactatatatatatatattatatgcatacaaagaaaaataatataaagaaatttcaaagaaataacaaaagagTTGTCGGAAGgttaataaacaaatattgaaatttacGGGCACATCGTACCTCATCATTGCACCGTTAATGTCATGGCATGTAGACATANaagaaaaataatataaagaaatttcaaagaaataacaaaagagTTGTCGGAAGgttaataaacaaatattgaaatttacGGGCACATCGTACCTCATCATTGCACCGTTAATGTCATGGCATGTAGACATATTTTGTATACGAGTAgaagccccgatgatgggactttTCGAGGGATCTTTCTAAAGGAagtttctttgaaattttttttaggtgAAATGATACCTTCGAGTCTCACCAATGTAATGGAAAGGCTTAGAGAATGTCTTTAATAAAAAACTCTCACTTGTATTAAGGTTTgcatttatgaaaaatattattttcatacgCGAATGATTACTCCAATGATGGGATTTATTCATTAAACTTGCAAAGGTGATTTTTTGGGTAATTCTCTAAGTGAGAGAATATCTTtagatcccaccagtatgatgagCAGATTTGAAAaacatcctcaataaaaagatttttgtttGGCATTTTTCGGATTTTATGCCATGCAgtttataattgcattatgTGCACGCCACACTCATAAAACcaaatgaaatgttttaattatctaataaaataaagaataaagcaaataaacaataattaaagaaacataatgaaataaatttaaaaattaaggcTTCTATAGAATAGCATATGATTAGATGATACTATTCATGGAATGGACGTCACGGGTATACTAACCATTTTTCGGGGGTAATTGTACTCCCGaatcaaactttaaaaattcacAAACCGGGCTATTATTTCTTAGATGGATctaagatcaatttaaaactCCGTCGAATAGAACAAATTTAATAAacgaccaatcacacctaaataaaaaagtattaatgacaactttttaatttttccacGTTACCACAATAGGCATTGTTATATTAGTTTCATTGCTACGTGAATAATGATTTTTCGCCTAACCTAAACAAAGGAATagtctatttttattttattccatcaCTTTCACGTTTTAGGAATagtccatttttttttcttccatcaCTTTCACGTTTGAATATAGATTCCCAAATTTCCAAGCAAGATTCcaggtttttcttttccatttgcATTCTTGGGAAAGATTTGTCTACGTTAAGTTCCTAGAAAACATGAATCATGATCTGTTCATAACCTAGTAAAAGTATGAAACATTCACAGTATATTGGCTCCTCCTTTTCATCTTAACCTTCACGTCTTgcttcattttccatgcctTGGCCCATGAAAGGCAACAAGAATCAGTTTTAATCAACGTTAGAAACAATGCaacaaatacaaataataCACAGCTAGGGACCTGGACAGAGCTAAGTAGAGCAGGCAGGCAGGTGGCAGAGACATTGCATCCCTATTTCGTTGGTAATGGACTAATGGTACCCATCattttttcactcttttaaaATGCAATTAAGAACACCTTGTCCTTCTTTTGAATTCAATTATAACAGTTCAGTATCTATATGTTCTAAgctcttttcatttcttaaagAGTTTTTTATTATgcaaaagatgaaaaaggaaattagaCAAAGAAGATTGGCAGGGAAAAGATCCATAAAGGCAAATAGGTTTATTTACATTTCCTTATTAACAAGTGCAAGCTCCTTTCTTTCGATAATGTAAACACTCAAAAGTCAAATCCCATATGCAAGAAATCAAAGCATTTAAGACAAAACAAAGCCCACAATAGTTCTAAGCATAGTCCTCAGAAGCCGGGGCTGGGGAATACGACCCAATGAAAATGTCA
This window encodes:
- the LOC18606241 gene encoding 3-hydroxyisobutyryl-CoA hydrolase-like protein 1, mitochondrial isoform X1, coding for MQSFKILSPFFNKHRRFASFTRSLCSLNSSSHYDNLILIEEKGSSRTVILNRPHVLNALTTPMGIFLNKLYKSWERDPTVDLVVIKGNGRAFCSGGDVVQLYQLINEGRVEECKECFRTFYSFVYLLGTYLKPQVAILDGITMGGGAGISVHGSYRVATDKTVFGVPEVLIGFHPDAGASYYLSRLPGYLGEYLALTGDTLTGEEMFACGLATHYSLSTKLPVIETQLSTSARKDFSVVETFLARYSHPRSPNSSSVLHRMEMLNKCFGHGTVEEIIAALEVEAARSKDKWCISTMKKLRAAPPLSLKVSLRSVREGRFQTLEQCLAREYQMTLQAITRQISNDFSEGVRARLVDKCFAPKWDPSCMEKVSEDMVDAYFSALSAYEPELEFVCELPRS
- the LOC18606241 gene encoding 3-hydroxyisobutyryl-CoA hydrolase-like protein 1, mitochondrial isoform X2, which translates into the protein MQSFKILSPFFNKHRRFASFTRSLCSLNSSSHYDNLGIFLNKLYKSWERDPTVDLVVIKGNGRAFCSGGDVVQLYQLINEGRVEECKECFRTFYSFVYLLGTYLKPQVAILDGITMGGGAGISVHGSYRVATDKTVFGVPEVLIGFHPDAGASYYLSRLPGYLGEYLALTGDTLTGEEMFACGLATHYSLSTKLPVIETQLSTSARKDFSVVETFLARYSHPRSPNSSSVLHRMEMLNKCFGHGTVEEIIAALEVEAARSKDKWCISTMKKLRAAPPLSLKVSLRSVREGRFQTLEQCLAREYQMTLQAITRQISNDFSEGVRARLVDKCFAPKWDPSCMEKVSEDMVDAYFSALSAYEPELEFVCELPRS